Part of the Henckelia pumila isolate YLH828 chromosome 2, ASM3356847v2, whole genome shotgun sequence genome is shown below.
TAGGTGATTTTGGAGGGAGTATACGTACGTGAAGTGATTTCGTGCAATTTAGTTCTTGTTTTTGATTTGGTCTTCgggtttaaataaaattttgtggAATTTGACGAATGATGATTACTCCTGGAAGTGTGCTTCACTGATGTATCCCTGATTTCTtgttctttcattaaatttgttGGATCTTGTGTTATTGGGCATTCCATTTTATTTGAATGTATTTTAGGTAGTCTATGTCTTTTGTTTTCGGATCCTCATGTAAACCATGATGGATTTCATCATTTctcctgaaaaaaaaatttgaataaatCATAAATGGTGTATGAGTTTATTAATTGGATGGTGTACGTGTGATATAATAATTTTGTCCATCTAGGAAAATAAAATTAGCTTAGTTGAGTTTACATCGCTCTACACTTTATTTGGATGAATAATGGTCAATAAAAAATTAGAATAGTTGTTCAAGAAATTCTATTTTACGCACGTTTGCGGAGGCCTTTGGAAATAAAAGTCCCAAtttaatttaagatttaaaattTTGGAGTTTGATTGATATTCATGAAAAATCATACACTTCTCCTTATGCCTATGATGGATGACCTTTTGACTATCTTAGCATGGTTACACTTCTCCTCTCtttataagaaaatattatttaatatataataatataatataaaaataaaaaatttctataAAACTATTGCACAAATCAATTTTATGAAATTGATTCGATGCAATACAtgaaaaactattatttttttatgtcgaAAATATATTTCAACGTAGATATGATCATATAAATTGATTCAAACCATCTTATAAAAATAGATCGTGAGACGAAGTTGtaagatatttattttaataaaattaaatatatcttaagaaaatttaatatttaatatctTTAAATAGTGGaaatcaattatatattaatagaaAGTCGTCAAGCTTATGATAGAAAGTTGTCGAGTTTTAtgaatattagaattttttttttgacgttGAGAGGCCACACAAACAACAGAGGAATGCTGAAATCCTATTGGGCGAAGCTCGTGGGAATTTTTTAAACTGCCACGTGTACCTTCTCTGTTGCTCTAGATTCTTCTCCAACCCCTTTCCCACCAAATCTATAAATTTGCTCTCTCGCGAAATCAAGCATTTGTTGTTCCTACAACAAGTTTATCGAGTGCGAAATTAGGTTTAGGCAGTGTATTATTTTAGTATTGAAGCATGAAGGCTCGTTTGGGACTGCTCATTGTTGGATTGCTGCTAATTATCTATTGTGAATCGAAAATGCTTGATCCTTACAAGGTAATGTTCCGTGCGGTTttcttacatttttttttttggttgtaaTTATCTTATCCTTTTTCGGCTTGATTGATTTAGATCTCGATTTTCTTCATTTTATTTGTGCGGAACGTGTTCTTGAATCTTGcttcttcaaattttgaatgatcATTTATTGCTGAAGGGTTGCCAGTGTCCCGTTGTTTAATGGCGCTATTCCCGTATTTCTTTGTTTACATTTACATGTGGGACACTAGCCTTCTCGAAAGAGTCTTAACGTTTATGCATAGTGATGATGAAGAGAGAAAGTTCAAATTTTCCTTGgaagaaatatattttaatatcagTAGCACCAGTTCACAAATGCAGGAAAACATCATAGTTGGATTTTTCTTAGGCTATAAAGTTATAAACACAAGAATGGTATAATCCCAAAAGGTTTACCCAAGGACCTGTGGGTTTAAGAGTTACTCTTTAATGTGGGTCGTCTTGTAACTTTTGCCGATCCCATGAGAAGAGTGGCCCGCTTCCACTCGCACCTTTCAGTGTTCAGTGTATGCATCATGAATATTAATCTAGCCtataattacatatatatatatacacacacacaattatCGACATTTATCCGATGGTAGCCTTTTTTAGGCCGCCTTTTCCACCAAGCCGATGTTCAACAAGAGCACCAATCTTAGGTTTTAAACTCAAGAAAGGtgccttaaaaaaaaaaaattaaactcaAGAAAGGTATCATCCCTAAAAGCTTGTCTAACGAGTGGTGCAACCTCATGAGTTTATTAGTTACACGTCATTAATATTTGATATTCTACAACAAACCGTTTGGAAATAAGACGCTGGCTTTATACATAGAGTATAAATGTAAAAATATGAGGTTATGATTCTCTGAAGTACATATGACGATTTTGTAACATCTAAGAAGTTTAGTATCATACTTCTTCCATTGAAAATTTCCTTGCTTTCTATCATTTGATGGAGaacttttttttccatttttttaatGGCCTGAAACAATTTATATGTTCTATCAGGTACTTGGGGTTGATCGCAGTGCAAGTCAACGTGAAATTCAGAAAGCTTTTCACAAGTACGTGTCTGCTTTGCAATTTTGAGCTCTTTACTTTGTTTTTGTTGGTGATCTTGGTTGAATCTTATGGTCGCATGGAAGTTTTATACTTTTTGGATTGATTTTTTGCGTGTTAATCTGTTTTGTTAGACTGTCGCTCCAATATCATCCAGACAAAAACAAGAATAAGGGTGCCCAAGAGAAGTTTTCTGAGATTAATAACGGTACAATCTCTCATCTCTTTTGATTTTTGCCAATTCGAAAAATTCAACTGCTACTGTCCAATATGAAAATAGAAATGCAGTATTTTTCAAAATCCTTGGGTGCTATGGTGGGGTTGACAAGGCTTCATGTCGGTGTAAAGAAAAGGTCTAGTGGGGCAATGTGAGCAACCCCAATTGATATATACTAATAATAGAAGAGGATTACAGTGAATAATAACCCAGATATGATCTCTGTACCCTAGCCAAAGCTAGTCCCTAGCACAAGCTAGTAATACTTGAGCAAAAGTCAATAAAACTGAATGCCTAACTCTAACCATTTTCCCCCTAATATGTTCCCCTTGCCCCTCTCCCAAGGCATTCCTTCTAGAATTCTCTTCCCGACAAGATAATAGCTTCTGTCCAATGTATTTAGGCCCATGACAATATTACTCTCTTGATTACTTAAAGCCCATGGACCTTAGTTCCTAACAGGCAATAGGCCAAACCTGTTTAAAGAATGCATTGTAAATACCATGAGCGTACTTGTCAACGAATCATGATCCTGTGTTCttttttgttttggattttggattTTCCGTGTGTTTGATAGCATTCAGAATAATAACATTTCTGCCCTGCTCTGTTCTTGCATAATGTCAAATAAGTCGTGAATGGTGGTGGTGCCTTTTGTTTTCATTTCCTTGTTTGCGCTGATAACTTTTCCCTTGGGTTCTATCTTAATGTTGTGGTACATTCTTCACTTGGTAAAATCTCTTGATGTTTTTGTTTACATTAATTGTTTTTCAGCATATGACATATTATCTGATGAACAGAAGAGGAAAAACTATGATCTTTTTGGGGATGAAAAAGGAAATCCTGGATTTGATGATGGCACTTCTGGAGATCATGGTGGATATACCTATTTCACTAGTGGAGGGCCCGGAGAAAGTGGGTTTAATTACGGGCCAGGTGGACAGGGAGGTTCCAAGTCATTCTCATTTTCTTTCGGCGGCAATCCTGGTTATGGTGGGCAAAGCTCGTTCGGTTTTGGTTTAAATGATATATTTTCCAACCTTTTCGGAGGTGGTAAGGGAGGAGGGAGTCAATTTGGTGGTTTTGGTAGTTCAAGTAGGTCTCAATATGGAGGTCGGGGTTCTGATAAGAGCATTTTATctataaattcaaaattctaCAAGAAAGAAATAAATGATAGAGGGATGAGTTGGCTCTTGTTATTTTATTCTCCCAATCTCCAAGGGACACATTATTACGAATCTATTATAGAGGAGGTTGCCGTTCCACTGGTTGGAGCATTGAAGGTACAAGTTCATTTTCTATTCACGTACAATTTATCTACATAACATGCACTCATGGAGTATGGACATGTTAACATGCACAGGTTGGAAGTATAAACTGTGAATCTGAAGCATCATTTTGCAAGGAGCTTGGTGTACATCTACGCAGAGCTCCTAAGGTTTATGTTTATGCGTACTCAAAAGGTGACAGTGGTTCTTTGGTCGAGTACAGTGGTGATTTGGATGTGAAAGGCCTAAAAAGCTTTTGTCAAGACAATTTACCCAAATTTTCAAAGGGTGTTGACTTGAGTCAGTTTAAAGTTGCTGCTGAAGCCGTGACATTACCTAAAGTGATGCTTTTGTCTACGAAGAAAAATACTCCTGTTATCTGGCGGGCACTTAGCGGATTATACCACAAACGTTTTGCATTCTACCATGCAGAGGTAGCGCTACCTGTTTCTCTCCTACATGGagaaatagttttttttttttgtgtttcgGGGTTATTAcatttttcctgtcattgtatACCAAACGTGGATCCATGTTTGATGTATGCTTTATAAAATGAAACTAATGATCATCTTGTTTATTTTTAGGTTCGTGACGATTCTGATCCTTCTGTGAGGGCGCTTGGGGTCGATTCACTTCCAGCTATCGTCGGCTGGCCATCAAATGGGGAGAAAGTGATTCTCAAATCTGGGATCTCAGTGAAAGATTTAAAATCTGCTGTTCAAGACCTCAGTGGTCTACTTGAAAATTTTGAGAAGAAAAACAAGAAGGTTGCTTCAGCCAAAACAAACCATCCTGAATCAGGAGTCCATCACATACCCTTGCTTACGGCATCAAACTTTCATGAGATATGTGGAGATGTATATCCCGTCTGCTTAATTGGTGCGTTCAGGTCATCCAAAACGAGGGACAACCTTCAGACAATTTTAAAATCTGTAAGTAAGAATTTTTCGACCAATGAGTGTCACGGGCTTACAGTGATGTTAAGAATAACCTATATTTATTCTGTGGTGATGTGATAGAAGCAGCAATCTCACTGTCTACATCTTTTCTTGGTCTTTTCAGGTGTCTCAAAAATCATTCTCCAGAAAACAAACTGGAGCCTCCGGTTCGAGGGCTTCCATTTCCTACTCTCTCCTTGATGCTACCAAGCACCAATCATTCTTAAACGCTTTCGAGAAATCAGGTTTCAAGTCATCACAAAATGTCTTGGTGGCCTACAAACCAAAGAGAGGAACATTTGCTACTTTTCAAGGTGACATAACTGAAGAAGCAGTCGAGAATTTTATAATATCGATACTGAACGCTGATGTACAGTTTACCAAGACAAAACAAAAGCCTACTCTAAAGTGAGAATCAAAATCCTATTAACATGGCTAGTAAATTCGGCCACATTCTCCACTCGAAGGTGCCAAGAAATGTTAATTTGCTCCTCTTATCTTTTCGTGTTCTTGCGGGGTTGTGCAAGTGTATATAAGGAGTGAGGCTAAGAGGGACGAGGTAGAAAGATGGTGTTTGATGAATTTGAGATCAAATGTCATTAGCTATTTTCTTGCAATCTTTGAGATTGTAGTGGGTTTTTCAGAGAGAATCTGTAAAGGATATAGGAATTGTAGAGCATCTTCTTTTGTAGTTTTCCATCAATGATAGGAAGTCCAAAGATAATTTATCTGATAAACCACTAGTTATGCTGCTGCTTTGAATGTAAAATGTAAATGCAGATGACATGATTGGAGGTTTATTTCAACTACAAGTTTAAATTCGGGTAGTATTATTTACACAGTTACACTCTACTTTTTGTTAACCACACtccatttaatattttttttgctaCTAGCTGACTATATTACCCTTTAATCAATTTTAGTAAATAAATTCTTTAATAGTCTCATAAATTCTTATAATAAGCTTTCTAAACTTTAACAActcaatatattaaaattatatatatgtcaatatttttaaataaaacatagaaatagatttttaagaaattaTTGATTAAAACAATCGTTCATTATTATGTTATATTTCGAATTTTCGAAAACAATAATATTTCATTCTTTTGTTTTTCAtaatttatttcatattttatgtttatttttattgtaattTTAAAAGTCACACTTTAAAATATTTGCTCTACCAAAGACAGTCTATATTTTATAATCCTTCATAAATAATATAACATATCAAACTTAAATCAATGTCTCTCTATATAAAGTTCAAAatctaataatttaataataatcaTGTGTAAAATACTATCGATTTGGTTACTTTTACATAATGTTGTTGATTACGGGTGAATTTGGATGCAAAAGTagcttaataaaattttaaagaagTTTAGTTTTTTAAAGTGATTTTAAATAATAGAAACGCTTTTCGCGTTTagataaatattgaaaaatattttttaataaatttaaatagaaGTATAAGCAAAAACACAAAAACCCAGAATTTCTAACTTCTAAAAAAAAAGACTCAAagtaaaatgtttttaaaaatgcTGTTGTAACCAAGTTCTTGACACTAGTATAGGAATAAAATAACGCAATTAATAGTTTTAAGGAGACATTTCATATACGGATGATGTCTAggtcattaatcatttgacatCAAAGTTTCAAGTATGTTTTGAGTTCGAGACCCAATTATAACAAAAATACCTCAcccaactcaaaaaaaaaaaggaggcacttcatatgtttttttttaaaaaaatactctggaaaaaaagtaataattattttctcGGATCAAACATGCGAGAGAGAATACActgaaaacaaaaatttaagaaattttaaaattcgttTCTATTCTTGTATTAACTATTAAGCATGATTTTGAATTGGGCCGCTGGAAGCCCAAAATAATTGGGCACTTTATCCCATTAAAAGGACTTCGGAGATAAATACGAGCCTTTAACCCTAGGGTTTCTGGAGTTGCATATTGTCATCACTCGGATTGCAATACTCGTAAGGGAGGCGTTCTGATTTCATCACCAATCTTTCGCCATGAGGGCCAaggtagaattttttttaaagataattaatcGTTTCATGAATCTAGGCATAATTTTTTACTTACTTTTTATCtggtttttaattttaattttttcttccTTGTGTCGTGTGGTGATTCGTAACAGTGGAAGAAGAAGCGTATGAGGAGGTTGAAGAGGAAGCGTCGAAAGATGAGACAGAGATCGAAGTAGTGACCTTTTGTTATTTCTAACCCAGCGGTGTagggtttttttttccttttctttctctCGATGTTATTTTGGAATTCGCGGgctttgatttatttataatggAACTTTGTTACTTTGCATGAGGATTTTCTTTGGATTGTGCTCAATTTTGTTTTACTAATGTCTTCATGATATGGTTCATGGTTTCCTTTTGTTCTGTGCTGATTCGGCCATCGAGTTTGATTATAATTTCGATAATTTGGTTAACTCCATGTGAATGTGGTAGATGGTTTAGCTAGATTTCTTGTATACTTGTTCAATTCAACGGTTTCAGAAATCCGAAAAATTCGCATATATAGACATCAGTGGTAATGATCTTGAAGGTTCACCTCCTTCCAATCCTTTCAAAGGCCTTGAAAATCTTGCAGACAATTGTTTAGGGTTTATGCAGTGTTCCTAAAAACTTTGGATGAGTGATAGTTTCCGAATGATTTTCAATCCTGGTTATTCATATTCTGGAGAGTTTCTTTGAACTTGAATGTTCAGTTGCTCCAGTTAGTCAATGGAAGAAGAATAACAAAAACTGGAGCTTGATTTCTTCACTTTTAGAAGTGAAGCAATCGGCGCTAGTTCAAAATTTCCCATGCGCGCATCGCTCGAGTGGCCTTGCCTGAGAGTGAGTTGCCAGTTGAATTCTTCCAGTATTAATTATAACTATAAAGATCACTCAAAACAATGACACCATTGAAAGGCCACTCGAGCGATGCGCGCATGGGTTCACACCCCCGGTCATTTTCTTCTCTAGCAAAGTAGTGTCATTTGAGATTTTCTTCTCTAGCAAAGTAGTGTCATTTGAGAAATTCCTACGTCAGTTTGCGGTTCGGTCTATCTTATAGATCGTGTTTGTGGCTTGTCTGGAAATGAATCGTGAGGTAGTATATACACCACCTTgtagaaattttaaaaaaaacgattAAGAGTATGTTGAGTTATTGAATCTTGGGAGAAACAGCAGTGGCATTGTATTTGTTGTTCCAGCATTCGAGGCCAATTGAAAACTGTAAGAAGTCATGATTCATGAATTTCGTAAACAGCGATGTTGATGATATGATGTAATAAACTTCACAGCTTGTCCATGCGTAGCAACAGATTACATGGAACGAAAACGTCTAATGTAGGAAAAGACAATGTACATTAGTGAATCAAAGTTTtactgaaagaaaaaaaaacaatctaATATATGAAATctagtttttaaaatttgagaCAATTATTTACGTATATCTATATAGACACACAAACGTcgggaaaaaaaatgaaaaggggTAATCGTAACGTGTACAATAAATATGTACTTGCGAATGGACCTTTGCTTTTAGGTTTTTAGACCTAAAGCCAAACTTTTAGAAAGGCTACACGAGAAACCCCATATTCCAACTGTCAACTACCTTAGCCAAGCTCTACTCTTAAATCATTACACGATCATCTCCCTCCATAATGTTTAGCAAAGAAAGATATATGGAGGAAGACAAGAAGAAATCTATTCTGAAAAAGCAGCGCACCAGAAAACTCAACTGCCCCTTCCCTGTCAAACTATTGCAAGAAAATTTCAACACCCACAGCATCAACACGGGGGTGCCCTTTTCTCGGGAGCCATTCCCTGCCGACACCGGGAACGCCTATCAGACACCACCGACCCCTCCGCCTTCCAGCCGGTGGCAGCCATCGGCCATTGAAGGAGCCCGTGCAGATGTCCAACAACTCCCTAACTATGCTGTCGATGGCTTTGGTGGTAACGAAGCGATCGACATCTTTTCATTAGCCGAAACAACGGAAGGCTTTGCGGAAAACGGCAAAACATGTTCTACCGAGGAGCCTGATGATGCCAACCAGTATccagatttcattatacaaaaGTTTCTTCCAGATGCTCAAGCCCTTGCTGCTGCATCTCTAGCACAGAAGAAACTGCTGTTTCCTTCTCCTCCGAGTTCCGACGCTAGTTTTTCTCGACCAGTCGGTGCCAGCAACGTAAAAGGCTGCGGCTTTCGTAGCCTATACCGCTCACTGGTGAAGCCCAAGCGCCAAGAGTGAATTTTAATTGCATATTTACAGAACATGTAAACTTTTCCTCCTAACATATTGTAGATATTTCATATATCTTTTCTTGACCAATAATGCTGCATCGAATGTTCTCGTGGAGAATCCAAATTCGTATTCTTGTGGCATGCCAAGTCATTCGAGAACATGTTAGTATTTTGGCCCAAACTATGTTGTTGTATGTACACGATACGCAGCAAAAGTTAAAGTAAAAGAAGATGAAAAATGTTATATGTTATTGTACATGCAACATAAATCAAAGAAGATTATTTGAAGTTGACGGAATTAGTTCAAGACTTGCTAAtccaatttttttatgttacaaATGACTATTGATTAATCTTCATCTACCGGTGTCTAAAGAGCTAGAAGACATTTCCCCTACAGAAAATGAGTTTGGTAATGCATTGGTGACAATACTTTCACTTAACCCTAAAGCCAAGAATCTTGATGTAATTTCTTGACTTCTCCTCGAACCAACTGAGCTTAATTTATCCAACAATGGCAGCAATTCATCTCCATTAAGATACTTCATTAGTTGCCTCATATTTGGCCTTTTTTCCTCCTTTGGGTGAGAGCACAAAAGGCCAAGCCCCAACACTATTTCCATCTCTTCAACTACATAATCTGACTTCAAATTAACATCAACTGCATCAATTATGCTGCCTATCTGCATACACTCTACCACCCAGTCCACCAATACGACGTCGCGGTCAAGCTCAGAAACTATAGGTGCCCTCCCACATGCCAACTCTAGGAGCAAAATCCCAAATGCAAAAACATCTGTTCTTGTTGAGGCCTTGCCAGTTCGAGTCAGTTCTGGTGCGATGTAACCTATGGTTCCCACAACATTTGTCGTGTGTGAGATCTTACCGTGGTCGTAAAATCTAGCAAGTCCGAAATCTCCTAGTCTTGGACTCATGTCACGGTCTATTAGAATGTTACTCGACTTCACATCCCGGTGTATGACGATCTGTTCCCACTCCTCGTGTAGGTATAACAACGCAGATGCAATGCCTTTGATGATATTGAATCTTTTCTCCCAATTCAAAGAAATGTTGCTGTCCTTTTTGGATGTGTACAGTATGGAATCAAGACTTCCATTCGGGACATAGTCGTAAACTAGGAGGAGATCCTGTTTGTGCTTACACCATCCCTGAAGATTCACCAGATTCTTGTGCCTTAATCTTCCAAGACTCTCAATTTCTGCAGCAAATTCCCTTATCCCCTGCATTGAATTGTTGGACCTGATCTTTTTTACAGCAACTTCAGTCCCATTTGCTGGTAAAACACCTCTATACACAGCTCCAAATCCTCCAATCCCAATAATTTCACTTTCTTTAAACCCTTTTGTTGCCTTGTAAAGATCCCAGTACCGGAATCTACGAGGGCAATCCAACTCCCAGTCCTCCAAATGCTCACACTTCATCATTCTCCTATACAAAAATATGCTTCCCAAAGCCATTAGCAAGAATAGAAGCAGCGCAGAAAAGGTTGCAATAAGTACCTTTCTTGCCTTAACATTATTTCTAGGGGATTTCTCAATAGGCATCACGGGAAGCCCATCAAGATTCAGTGGATCGGCCATCCCATTAAGCTTGAAGCTCCATCCCAGGATAAAATGTGAGCTAACTTTTTCCCCAGTGGCTGCTGAAAATCCAGCATACATGGAATCTCTTACATATTCGGACAAATTAATGTTTTCAGACATCAAAGGCGTGGCTGGCTTAGGATGAAGCAAAGGAGAAAGTGTTACATTCAAAATACTTCTATTACCATCATACTCAATCCAAGCCTGGATTGGCATTCCACTCTCCATGATAATCTCCCTGTTCTGTCTTGTTCCATTCAAAACGAATGTTGCCGAATCTGTAGCCATGGATTTCATCCCATTCACATTAATCCCAACATGGTTCCCTTCCGTGTCCGAGCTTTCTTGATGCCCGTTCATCGTGTCGAATTCCACAAgaaaaacatggtttgatgggCTCCCATCATTCTCCGAGTTGAAAATTCCCAGGTAATGACCTGGCTCTGGAGTCGGAAACCTTGGCGACGGAGCTAGAACGAAGGCTAAACCGAACCCGCCTCGGTTCGCAGAAGAAGGGAGGATTTGAAACACAAAATATGTGGAGAATGAAGAAGCAATATGAGGAGTGCTGTTATTGAACATGGGAATTGGAGTGGGATAAAATGCATGGCCCATTACATTTCGTTTATTTTCTGTAAGTCTTAGAGCTCCACTTGGTTCAATGAAACTCGATCCATCTTGAAGAAGGGATGAGCTATTGAATCCATTGTACGTGAACTGCAAAGATTGAGAAATGAAGAAAAAGTTGAAGAAAATGAAAAGTATTATTATCAAGAAACTGCAAGATGGAGCCattcaagatatgatttttggagataACTGAAgctaattagtaacttaaatattattatagattgAAGGAATATAATATATGTGGACTTTAGAGATTATTGACCCAAAAATATAGGACATGTCAAGGTAAACAAAATATTCGAAAACACCACTTAATAAAGTATAATAAGCGATTATATATCTAAACTAATTGCCTCGATTAGCTATCTTTTTCTATAAACTTGATTAAAGGACTTTATTTATTAATGCATTGTTGAGATTTGACATGTTTTTAGTTCTTCGCAGCGAAAAGAAATGGTTAAACTTAAAAACTAATATAATTTGACAAACGAATTGAGTTAAATAATCAAAGAAAACTTCAAAGTTTGAAGCTAAAGCAATTAAACACACAGTTCAAGTCAACAAAATACGTGCAGAAACTTCTTCTGCATGAGAACTCAATTACGCAATGTTTACGCGTCTCACAAAAACTTGGGAATTTTAAGTtcagtttctttc
Proteins encoded:
- the LOC140883508 gene encoding probable L-type lectin-domain containing receptor kinase VI.1, producing the protein MAPSCSFLIIILFIFFNFFFISQSLQFTYNGFNSSSLLQDGSSFIEPSGALRLTENKRNVMGHAFYPTPIPMFNNSTPHIASSFSTYFVFQILPSSANRGGFGLAFVLAPSPRFPTPEPGHYLGIFNSENDGSPSNHVFLVEFDTMNGHQESSDTEGNHVGINVNGMKSMATDSATFVLNGTRQNREIIMESGMPIQAWIEYDGNRSILNVTLSPLLHPKPATPLMSENINLSEYVRDSMYAGFSAATGEKVSSHFILGWSFKLNGMADPLNLDGLPVMPIEKSPRNNVKARKVLIATFSALLLFLLMALGSIFLYRRMMKCEHLEDWELDCPRRFRYWDLYKATKGFKESEIIGIGGFGAVYRGVLPANGTEVAVKKIRSNNSMQGIREFAAEIESLGRLRHKNLVNLQGWCKHKQDLLLVYDYVPNGSLDSILYTSKKDSNISLNWEKRFNIIKGIASALLYLHEEWEQIVIHRDVKSSNILIDRDMSPRLGDFGLARFYDHGKISHTTNVVGTIGYIAPELTRTGKASTRTDVFAFGILLLELACGRAPIVSELDRDVVLVDWVVECMQIGSIIDAVDVNLKSDYVVEEMEIVLGLGLLCSHPKEEKRPNMRQLMKYLNGDELLPLLDKLSSVGSRRSQEITSRFLALGLSESIVTNALPNSFSVGEMSSSSLDTGR
- the LOC140882845 gene encoding dnaJ protein ERDJ3A; amino-acid sequence: MKARLGLLIVGLLLIIYCESKMLDPYKVLGVDRSASQREIQKAFHKLSLQYHPDKNKNKGAQEKFSEINNAYDILSDEQKRKNYDLFGDEKGNPGFDDGTSGDHGGYTYFTSGGPGESGFNYGPGGQGGSKSFSFSFGGNPGYGGQSSFGFGLNDIFSNLFGGGKGGGSQFGGFGSSSRSQYGGRGSDKSILSINSKFYKKEINDRGMSWLLLFYSPNLQGTHYYESIIEEVAVPLVGALKVGSINCESEASFCKELGVHLRRAPKVYVYAYSKGDSGSLVEYSGDLDVKGLKSFCQDNLPKFSKGVDLSQFKVAAEAVTLPKVMLLSTKKNTPVIWRALSGLYHKRFAFYHAEVRDDSDPSVRALGVDSLPAIVGWPSNGEKVILKSGISVKDLKSAVQDLSGLLENFEKKNKKVASAKTNHPESGVHHIPLLTASNFHEICGDVYPVCLIGAFRSSKTRDNLQTILKSVSQKSFSRKQTGASGSRASISYSLLDATKHQSFLNAFEKSGFKSSQNVLVAYKPKRGTFATFQGDITEEAVENFIISILNADVQFTKTKQKPTLK